In Candidatus Krumholzibacteriia bacterium, a genomic segment contains:
- the rdgB gene encoding RdgB/HAM1 family non-canonical purine NTP pyrophosphatase has translation MKIVLATGNPHKVEEITAIIKTLGLPLEVVSHSEPLPEVIEDGATIEENAAKKAREIAAFTGSAVLADDTGLEIDALGGAPGVFAARWAGPGCSYEDNWRKALALLQEVPDEKRSARFRTVIAFCPAPGEDCLLAEGRLEGLIDREPRGEQGFGYDPVFLLPEEGQTLAELSEEEKNRHSHRFRALEALAPLLESLPSR, from the coding sequence GTGAAGATCGTCCTTGCCACCGGCAACCCTCACAAGGTCGAGGAAATTACGGCCATTATCAAAACACTGGGGCTTCCCCTGGAAGTGGTTTCCCATTCAGAACCCCTGCCGGAGGTCATTGAAGACGGGGCGACCATTGAAGAGAACGCCGCGAAGAAGGCTCGCGAAATTGCCGCCTTCACCGGTTCTGCCGTTTTGGCCGACGACACGGGTTTGGAGATCGATGCTCTCGGCGGCGCCCCCGGTGTCTTTGCGGCTCGCTGGGCCGGCCCGGGGTGCAGCTACGAGGACAACTGGCGCAAGGCCCTGGCCCTGCTGCAGGAAGTGCCCGATGAGAAGCGCAGTGCTCGTTTCCGGACGGTCATCGCCTTCTGTCCGGCTCCGGGAGAAGATTGTCTTCTCGCAGAAGGCCGCCTGGAGGGTCTCATCGACCGGGAGCCGCGCGGAGAGCAGGGCTTTGGCTACGACCCCGTCTTTCTCTTGCCGGAAGAGGGCCAGACCCTGGCCGAACTCAGTGAGGAAGAGAAAAACCGGCACAGTCATCGCTTTCGGGCCCTCGAAGCCCTGGCTCCCCTGCTCGAATCTCTTCCCTCTCGTTGA
- the rph gene encoding ribonuclease PH, which produces MSPRKSGRRTDKLRDIQFETGYLKNQPASVMVHFGETRVLCAASIRHGAPPWKRDGAGWITAEYSMLPASSPERVGRERRGAGGRTMEIQRLIGRSLRAVCDLSLLPEVTITVDCDVIEADGGTRTASITGAVLALHEALKSLKLKKSPLLRLMSAVSVGMVDGEPLLDLDYPEDSRADVDMNVIMDEDGNFVEVQGTGEESTFSRDELDRLLDLATAGNATLIEMQKEILG; this is translated from the coding sequence ATGAGCCCTCGCAAATCCGGGCGCAGGACGGACAAGCTGCGCGACATTCAATTCGAAACTGGCTACCTGAAGAACCAGCCGGCCTCGGTTATGGTGCATTTCGGGGAGACGAGAGTCCTTTGTGCGGCCTCTATCCGCCATGGCGCTCCCCCCTGGAAGCGCGACGGGGCGGGCTGGATCACGGCGGAGTACTCGATGCTTCCGGCCAGCAGTCCGGAGAGGGTCGGTCGCGAGCGCAGGGGTGCCGGAGGGCGCACCATGGAAATCCAGCGGCTCATCGGCCGCAGCCTGCGTGCGGTCTGCGACCTGTCTCTTCTGCCGGAAGTCACGATCACCGTGGACTGCGATGTCATTGAAGCCGATGGTGGCACGCGCACCGCTTCGATCACGGGAGCAGTGCTGGCCCTTCACGAAGCCCTGAAGAGCCTGAAGCTGAAGAAGTCGCCCCTGCTTCGACTAATGAGCGCCGTGAGTGTCGGCATGGTAGACGGAGAGCCTCTGCTCGACCTGGACTACCCGGAAGACTCGCGGGCCGATGTGGACATGAATGTCATCATGGATGAGGACGGCAATTTCGTGGAAGTGCAGGGCACCGGCGAAGAGAGCACCTTCTCCCGCGATGAACTGGACCGACTGCTGGATCTGGCGACCGCTGGCAATGCAACCCTGATCGAAATGCAGAAGGAGATTCTGGGGTGA